The nucleotide sequence TTGATGAGCTTGGTTCAGGAGCCACCAGCGGTTATGGCGAAGAGGACATCGACGATATCGACGCTGATGAGGCTGATTTTGATGACGACGATCTAAGCGAAGAGCTGGACGACGACATCAACGACGACCTTGATGACGACAGCATGGAATAAGTGAAGGTCACTGATGCGCCCGGCAGCTTTTGACTGCAACCGCCGGACGTAGCTATTTTTCACCCAGAGTAACCAGATAACCGATGACGCCATCAGAACCATTACAGGACTCAGAAGAAAACCGGGAGGCATCCAACGGCAACAACGGCCCCGACGGAACCGCTCCCGACAGCGAGACGCAATCGTCGGCTGCCAGTGAGGACGGTGGCCGCACGAGCGAAGACGGTTCGCGCGCGCCCAATGATCCGGCCGAGGGTGCTGATTTTTAATGTTCCGGCCATTTGCCTGTTCGCTAGGTAACGCTGAACAGGCAAACCCGCCAATTGCTTAAACTGCCAGACACCGTAACAGGGTCTGGCATTTCATTTCGGTTTCCTGCCATTCGTGCTCCGGGACCGAATCTTCCGTCAGGCCAGCACCGGCATAAAGGGTGGCCACCCGGCCTTCGAGTTTCATGCAGCGAATATGCACAAACAGATTGCTGGCCGCTCCCTCGTTATTGGTATTGATGTTGACGGGTCCCAGAAAGCCACTGTAAAATTCCCGATTATGCGACTCGTGGCTTCTAATGAAATCAAACGCCACATCGCGCGGGGTGCCGCATACGGCCGAGGTCGGGTGCAGTAAGCGGAGCATTACGGTGCCCAACTGCGGGTAATGCACAGCCTGCGTATCGACCGTAAAGCGCGTACCGAGGTGCATCAGATTCCCCGCCACGATGGTTTTCGGGCCTTCTTCCAGATACTCACGCAGCCGTATCTTCTTAAAGCACTCAATGATGTAGCGGCTGACCAGAGCCTGCTCTTCAATCTCTTTCTGCGACCACATCGCTTCGGCGGGACGTTTGAGGGTGCCGTCGGGTAAGTAAGCCGACTGCGTACCCGCCAGCGATGCGGTCTGGAATATGCCCTGCGGATCAACACTCACCAGACGTTCCGGCGTGGCGCTGATCCAGATCTGGCCTTTCTCGGGAACAGAAACCGCCGACACGAAGGCAGTTGGATAGGTCTCACAGAGTTTATCAAACAGCGCAACCGCGTTCGGCGCATCAGTAAACTGCACGCGCTTGATCCGGGAGAGTACTACTTTCCGAAACTCGCCCCGCTGCATGGCCTCAACCGCTTCCGCTACGTTCTGAACGTATTGGATTTCGGCATCAGGGTCCGGCAGCGATACCAGAACCGTTGGGGCCGATTCTGGACTAACCAATCGACCGGCTGCACTGGTCAGTGTTTCCTGAAACAGATCACTTGCCTGGCCGGCGGCATACGTAACCTCAGCGGGACCGTTCTGCGGAACCACCGCATGGACGTCGGCTCGCAGAAATAGCGTTCGGGGGGGCGTATCGGTGCCAAAATCCAGGTTGTCGAATGGACTAAGCGCAAAGCCGGCGGGAAGTTCTTCCAGATCAGCCGGCACGCGGGGCAGTACCTCGTCAAACGAGACAATCAGGTGTTTGTCGTGCTGATTAGGTAATCGCCAGAGCGCGGCCGGAAACCCTAAGGTTCGCGCTGTTTCCCACAAATCAACAGCTGTGGGTTGTTCGGTTATAACGTAGTTGATGACGTGATCAGATTGCATAGCCAATAGCCGACCATCTGCGGGGCGGCTATATTGGTAACAGTTTGGAAAAGAAATTTGTGCGATACCTGGCGTAAGTTCGGGTGTAAACTGAGTTTAAGTGGTTTTGAAGTGCATTCCCGAAGGCTCTAACCTGGCTTACTGATTGGTTATTACCGCAATCGTCAGCCGGCTTACGCAAACTGTGCGGCCCTGTTCGTCGGTGATGCGAATGTCCCAGACGTGGGTTGTCCGACCGACATGAATGGGTGTGCAGCGGCCATACACCCAGCCGTCGCGCACGGCGCGAATGTGGTTGGCGTTGATTTCAACCCCAACGGCCCGTTGTTTGGTGGGGTCATCGAGCATCATAAACGAAGCGACGCTGCCGAGCGATTCGGCCAGAACCACCGACGCTCCCCCGTGCAGAATGCCGAAAGGCTGGTGTGTGCGGCCATCAACCGGCATCCGGGCCGTCAGAAAGCCTTCGCCTGCCTCCGTAAATTCAATACCAAGGTGTTTGACGATGGAGTCAGCGTGCATGAACTGAAGGTTACTTAGGTCGAAGCCGCCTTTCATACTACCGTGATTTTTACGTATTTTTGCACCCGAATACAACGAAAGACAAAGCTACGGGCTTGCAGCAAAAAACCATATACTTAATCCGTCACGGCGAAACCGACTTTAATCGTCGGGGAGTCGTGCAGGGCAGTGGTGTTGACTCTGATCTGAACACCATGGGCCGGGCGCAGGCCATGGCGTTTTTTCAGGCGTATCAGCATGTTGGGTTCGACAAAATCTATATCTCGGGCCTGAAGCGCACCTTCCAGACAGTCGAGCCATTTATTGACCTTGGCATCCCGTTCGAGAAACTTACGGGACTGAATGAGATCAGCTGGGGCGTTATGGAAGGGAAGGTGCCCGGTAATATTGATAACGAATATTACCGCAACCTGATTGAGGCCTGGGCGTCGGGCAATACAGCCGTGCCGACCGATGGGGGCGAAAGTCCCGATCAGGTGGCAGCCCGCCAGAAAACGGCTATCGACGTAATCCTGTCCCATCCCGGCGAAACGACTGTGCTGGTTGCCATGCACGGGCGCGCTATGCGGATTCTGCTTTGCTGGCTAACGAAGCAGCCCCTCTCGGCGATGGATAATTTTGAGCACAGCAATCTCTGCCTGTACAAGCTCTGCTACGACTACGATTCGCAAACATTTACGATTGAACTGGCCAATGATACGGCTCATCTGCTAACCCTGGCGATGGCCTGATTACGGGCTGCGCATCCGGCATCCGCTGATCGCGTCATTCTGGCCTCGTAGCTTGCGAATCCATCCGTTCGTGTAGTTATCCCATCGATTTGCCCCAAAATCCCGTACATTCGTTTATTGCCCTGCAAAGGGTCGTTACTGGAATGGGTATTGAAAAACAGAAAATATACTGGTTTTGTCAGCTCTTTGGCTGGACGCTCCTCATTGCGGTGGAGTACATGGCTTATGTGCTGGAAGATGGATTTGTGGCCGACGCACTGTACCTGGCCATCGCCAATATCTTCCTGGGTATTACGCTGACGCACCTCTATCGCCTGATGATCCGGCGCTGGAACTGGGTTCGGCTGCCGTTTGTGCGGCTGGCTCCCCGGGTGCTGCTGTCCATCTTTGTGCTGGCCCTGATCATGACAATGGTCAACCTGCCTTTCGATCGGCTGATTGTGCCGCAGCACCTGATTGATGAGCCCTGGCCGGTTATCGGGTATCTGCTGAGTTGGGGGAAAACAATGCTGACGTGGGTACTGAGCTATACAGTTTACCATTATCTCGAACAGTCGCGGAACGCGGAGATTGAGAAAATTCTGCTCAAAACCAGCATCCGCGAAACCGAAGCCAAGGTGCTGCGGTCGCAGCTGAATCCTCATTTTGTGTTCAATGCGCTGAACAGCATTCGGGCGCTGGTGTACGAAAATCCTGAGAAGGCGCAGAAAGGCATCACGCAGCTCTCTAACCTGCTTCGTAACTCGCTGCTGGCCGACCGCCGTAAGACTGTTGAGCTACGTGAAGAAATCAAGACGGTCGAGGATTATCTGGCGCTCGAAAAAGTTCGCTATGAAGATCGGCTCAGCTGCAACTTCGAACTGGACGCCCGGACGCTGTTCTGGCAGGTGCCGCCCATGATGCTGCAAACGCTGGTCGAGAATGCCATCAAGCACGGCGTATCGAAGGCCGTTGGGGGCGGGTTTATTGAGGTGAAATCAACGATTGTCGCCGATAAGCTGCATATCATTATCCGAAATACGGGCGTACTGGGCGATAAAGAAGCATCGGGTGGCTTTGGCCTCGCCAACACGGCTCAACGGCTCGAACTGCTGTATGGGCCCGATGCTACGTTCCAGATTTTCCAGGAGGATGATAATATTGTCTGCGCGGATATCACTATTCCTGCTCAGTCGGAGGGTCTGTTCCGGCGGAGTGAAAAAGCAAAAACCAGTTGAGTGCGTGGCTACAGCTCTCCGCGCCGGTTCGCCTGCGTTCCGGACAGGTATCTCCATTCACTCGTAACCAAGTCCCATGAAAACCCTGATCATTGACGACGAACGCCTGGCCCGCAATGAACTGCGTCGGCTGCTCGACAACTTCCCGAAAATCCAGATTGTGGGCGAAGCCGCCAACGCCGACGAAGCTCTCCCGATGATTGATGAACTGGAACCAGACCTGTTGTTCCTGGATATTCAGATGCCGGGCAAAAACGGCTTTGAACTGCTGCAGTCCATCGAAGGCAAAACCCCGGAGGTTATCTTCACGACGGCTTACGACGAATACGCAATCAAAGCGTTTGAGTTCAACGCGCTCGATTACCTGCTCAAACCGGTTGAACTGGCCCGGCTGAGCGAAGCCATCCACCGCGTAGAAGAGGAACAGCATATTCCCGAGCCCGGCGCAACGCCAACCGGACCGGCTACGAAGATTCTGGGCGAAAACGATCAGGTATTCGTCAAGGACGGCGAAAAATGCTGGTTTGTGAAACTAGGGAAAGTCCGGCTGTTTGAGTCAATGGGCAATTACGTCCGGCTATACTTTGACGACCAGAAACCGCTAGTGCTCAAATCCCTGAATGCACTCGAGGACCGGCTGAATCCCGCTACGTTCTTCCGCGCCAATCGCAAGCATATTATTAATCTGCAGTGGATCGAAAAAATTGAGCCCTGGTTCAGCGGGGGCTTACTGGTTACGTTGCGGGGGGGCGATAAAATCGAAATAAGTCGTCGGCAGGCTATTCGGTTTAAAGATTTACTAAGTTTGTAGTATATAGGGAAAGTCGGTTTCTGGATAGAGTTGACAGAAGGTTTTGTCAACCAATATACGTGAATTGGCTCGTCCCTGAGAACTACCGGCAAGCGGTCCCTATAAGCCGCTTGCTTTCCTGCATGAAGTATTTTTTTGCGATCCTCTTTTTCGGTTCAACGTTCTTCTTTTCAGCCTGTAAGCACCGCCCGTCCGGGGCGCCTGCTTTAGACAGGCAACACTATGACTTTACCGGCGCGGGGCGATGCGACACGACCAGCAATAAAGGCGTGAACGTGTCGGTGTCGTCTTTTCTGTTGAAGGAAGATTCAGATGGCGCCCGCCTGATCAACGATAGTCTGCGTCGGCTCAGCGTGGGTAGCATTGTCGACTGGCTCGACAGTGCCACCGTAGCCAGCAACCCCGCGGCCCGCACAGACCTCAATAAAGCCGCTTCCCTTTTCGCGGCCGACTACGAAACCATGCTGAAAGACATGGGCGGGCTGGGCGGCTGCTGGGAACTTAAAACCCAGGCCGATACGGTCTATGCTGCGCCGAAAACGCTGACGGTTAGATTCGAGACGTATGCCTATACCGGTGGCGCACACCCCAACTCAAACATGGCTTATTATACCTTCGACCGCGAGACGGGTCGGGTGTTGACGCTGAACGAGCTGGTATCCGATACAACCGCCCTGCTTACAGTAGTCGAGAAGGCGTTTCGGCAAGAGCAGCAGCTGCTTCCTCAGTATAACCTTGAGGAGCGGGGCTACTTTCTCCGCGATGGGCGGTTCTTTCTGCCCGCTAACATTGGGTTGAGCCGGAAAGGGTTGATCTGTTATTACAATCCGTATGAAATTGCCGCCTATGCACTCGGCCCGATTGAGGTTACGGTTCCTTATGAGCAACTCAACGGCATTCTGCGCGAGGAATGGTTATAGAGAAGGGGGGAGAAGATAGCGTTCGAAAGACATAAGTTTTACGATAAACGCACTCTGTAATCCCTTACATTCGCTTATCGCTCTGTATCGCTTATGTTCTCCCGTTCTTCATTTTTGTTCGATCCGGCCAAAAGCGGCATCTTTTACTTTTTGCTGTTCAGCGCTCTGATTACGGTCGGCTTATCATTCTATGACAGCCTCAATGGGCATTACTCCATCATTGGCAGCGTCGCTTCGTTTCTGGCGTTTTTTGTCGCTTTTCAAAGCTGGAAAGCGGCCAGCGACGCATCGCGGAAGACCGACGAGGCAATCCTGCAGATTCAGGCCATTGCCGCTGAAACCCACCGGCTGGCTCAAACGAGCTACGAGATCGACCAACGTATTCAGATGGCCGTTACTACCATTTCGGATTCAACCCGCGAATTATATCGGGGCTACGGACCAATTCTGAATGAGATAAGCTGTTTTCTGGAGCAGTGCCCTCAAAGCGAATGCCTGTATATTATTTCAGATACGGCCGCGATCGGAAAGTTTCCCGCGCATTACGATCCTGCCCTGCATAGCTCGGCACCCCAGCTCGAAGCCCTCGCCGACCGGCTGCATGAGCTGCTGCTGGAGCGCGTTCGGGATTCGCGCGAATTTTACATCGCGACGCTCAGCGACGATGAGACCTCGACAAACGGCTCCCACACCAATAGTTTGTACCAACACTACCTCCTGCCAATCTGGCAAACACTACACAAGGAGTCATTATCGGAAGACTTCTGGCAGGAGCATCTGGCGCTGCATCAGGCTACAATTCGGCAGGTTCAGGATGCATTCGATTATTACGCTGGTCATCGTGAACAGCGGGAAGCCGGGGTGCCGCCCTGTCATGAATTAACCACCCTGCCGTTTCAGGCGTTTATTCGGGTGGACCTCGAACACCATGAGCCGTTCAAGGCGTTGATTATTTTTGTGGGACAATACAACATGAACCGCATTCAGGATGCCCGCGCTATGATGACGGCCGATCCGGAACTGGTTCGTACGTTTATCAGTATGTTCGAATCCCTAACGGGTCTCGATGTCAACCCAAACTATTTACGACTCCGCGAACAGCTACCGGTGTAAGACACAGTTTGTGAAGAAATCCGGCTGGCAGAAGACCAGTATTGAACGTATCTATTTCATTGTAAGTGAAGTGCCATGACCTTAGACCAATTTAACCAGTCGCTTACCCAGGCTCAGCCGCCAGCCGACGTGCATCCGGTGCTGCAGGCACTCTGGTACGATGCCAACGGCAACTGGGCGCACGCCCACGAAATCGCCCAAAGCCAGGAGGGCAACCAGCCTTATGATCATCTGCACGCTTATCTGCATCGCAAGGAAGGCGACCGCTTCAACGCCAATTACTGGTACCGGCGCGCTGGCGCCACATTTTTCAACGGATCGCTTGACGAAGAGTGGAAGCAACTGGTTCAGAACTACTGTCGGGGTTAAGTAATAGAAGCCGGTTTACCAACCTTTCGTTTCAGAGATCAGACAACAAAAAAAGGCCGCTCCCAGAAGAGAGCGACCTGCGTCTGTCGATGAATATATAATGAGTTAATTACTGCGTCAGTTCTTCTTCCCGCAGCACTT is from Spirosoma taeanense and encodes:
- a CDS encoding LytR/AlgR family response regulator transcription factor; its protein translation is MKTLIIDDERLARNELRRLLDNFPKIQIVGEAANADEALPMIDELEPDLLFLDIQMPGKNGFELLQSIEGKTPEVIFTTAYDEYAIKAFEFNALDYLLKPVELARLSEAIHRVEEEQHIPEPGATPTGPATKILGENDQVFVKDGEKCWFVKLGKVRLFESMGNYVRLYFDDQKPLVLKSLNALEDRLNPATFFRANRKHIINLQWIEKIEPWFSGGLLVTLRGGDKIEISRRQAIRFKDLLSL
- a CDS encoding hotdog fold thioesterase, giving the protein MKGGFDLSNLQFMHADSIVKHLGIEFTEAGEGFLTARMPVDGRTHQPFGILHGGASVVLAESLGSVASFMMLDDPTKQRAVGVEINANHIRAVRDGWVYGRCTPIHVGRTTHVWDIRITDEQGRTVCVSRLTIAVITNQ
- a CDS encoding adhesin, which codes for MITQPLFDQDNDVLMMNPDPETAALDDDDDDFDGGADFDELGSGATSGYGEEDIDDIDADEADFDDDDLSEELDDDINDDLDDDSME
- a CDS encoding chorismate-binding protein codes for the protein MQSDHVINYVITEQPTAVDLWETARTLGFPAALWRLPNQHDKHLIVSFDEVLPRVPADLEELPAGFALSPFDNLDFGTDTPPRTLFLRADVHAVVPQNGPAEVTYAAGQASDLFQETLTSAAGRLVSPESAPTVLVSLPDPDAEIQYVQNVAEAVEAMQRGEFRKVVLSRIKRVQFTDAPNAVALFDKLCETYPTAFVSAVSVPEKGQIWISATPERLVSVDPQGIFQTASLAGTQSAYLPDGTLKRPAEAMWSQKEIEEQALVSRYIIECFKKIRLREYLEEGPKTIVAGNLMHLGTRFTVDTQAVHYPQLGTVMLRLLHPTSAVCGTPRDVAFDFIRSHESHNREFYSGFLGPVNINTNNEGAASNLFVHIRCMKLEGRVATLYAGAGLTEDSVPEHEWQETEMKCQTLLRCLAV
- a CDS encoding sensor histidine kinase, giving the protein MEKQKIYWFCQLFGWTLLIAVEYMAYVLEDGFVADALYLAIANIFLGITLTHLYRLMIRRWNWVRLPFVRLAPRVLLSIFVLALIMTMVNLPFDRLIVPQHLIDEPWPVIGYLLSWGKTMLTWVLSYTVYHYLEQSRNAEIEKILLKTSIRETEAKVLRSQLNPHFVFNALNSIRALVYENPEKAQKGITQLSNLLRNSLLADRRKTVELREEIKTVEDYLALEKVRYEDRLSCNFELDARTLFWQVPPMMLQTLVENAIKHGVSKAVGGGFIEVKSTIVADKLHIIIRNTGVLGDKEASGGFGLANTAQRLELLYGPDATFQIFQEDDNIVCADITIPAQSEGLFRRSEKAKTS
- a CDS encoding histidine phosphatase family protein, whose translation is MQQKTIYLIRHGETDFNRRGVVQGSGVDSDLNTMGRAQAMAFFQAYQHVGFDKIYISGLKRTFQTVEPFIDLGIPFEKLTGLNEISWGVMEGKVPGNIDNEYYRNLIEAWASGNTAVPTDGGESPDQVAARQKTAIDVILSHPGETTVLVAMHGRAMRILLCWLTKQPLSAMDNFEHSNLCLYKLCYDYDSQTFTIELANDTAHLLTLAMA
- a CDS encoding DUF3298 and DUF4163 domain-containing protein; the protein is MKYFFAILFFGSTFFFSACKHRPSGAPALDRQHYDFTGAGRCDTTSNKGVNVSVSSFLLKEDSDGARLINDSLRRLSVGSIVDWLDSATVASNPAARTDLNKAASLFAADYETMLKDMGGLGGCWELKTQADTVYAAPKTLTVRFETYAYTGGAHPNSNMAYYTFDRETGRVLTLNELVSDTTALLTVVEKAFRQEQQLLPQYNLEERGYFLRDGRFFLPANIGLSRKGLICYYNPYEIAAYALGPIEVTVPYEQLNGILREEWL